TTGATAAATATGTGAGTCACACATGCAGTgactcttgctttgttttgtttttagatacaTGATAAGAATACGCCGTGGAAGTCTTTCCTTGTCATTGTAGATGGCTCACCCAAGAATGATGAAGGGCAGAAGACAGAACAACCTGATGAGGAATATGCATCACCCAAACTTTCAGATAGATTACTATCTTTTGGTGAAAATAGCCATTTTAACAACTTATTGGAAGTCCAAGGCAATGTGCCTGCTGTGCAGGAGAACAGTTCTACAGACACTGCTTGCAAAGCCGTGGTGTCTCAGGATGCTCTGCTTACCACTTCCATCAGTGCACTTGGTGAGCTGACTCCACAGACAGTCTCCATGCCTGCACACCTTCCCTCACTGACCAATATGGAGTGAGAACTTGAAGTTGTGTGCCAAGTAGTCTGTGTAATTGCTGTATTCCAGGTGATGCCAGGGGCTGAGGAAGAAGTCTGTGCAAAGATGTAGGCAAGACTGGCTTGCAGATTTCCCCAAACTTCCATGACCTTGCACGTCTGTATCACACTTGAAGCTTTCCTGTTAACATTCTGATCTGCATGATCTCGGTTCCATTTCATCAGCAAACATGGCAGTTAGCGTAGCTCACTTAACCCTGGTGTAGCTGTACACGTCAATCACACTAATGCTTGATTCTCTTGATGTCTAAACCACTGCTTGTCTTAATCAGAGTACACAGCATTGACCCAACTCGGGAAAGTGCTGTTCGTGATCTCCTGGTCTCGCTCGCCCTGCCTTATACGTCCATGTGTGTTTACGTCACTCTGGTCCCTTTAGGGCATTTTTCTACAAAGTTAAAGTAGAACTGGGGCCACTTATTTTCATCTGTTTCTTCCTGAGATAAAAGCAAATGAGATTTATTCTGGGGCCCCTAGATGGGATTGAAGAAGTAGATGATTCCATTTGTTTCTCTCCAAACCCCTTTTTGTAGGCACAGAAAGATGAATGGCAAGTGGGGCATGCTCAGTGTAGTGCCTCAGCACGTGTGCAGTGCAGGTAAGGAGTCTGTCATAACATTCCACCTGGATGAGCTGTGCAGCTCCAGTCCCTAAGTCAGATTAGGTCAAAGCTGTCCTACCAAAGAATCTAGTAAACAGTTGTCACTCTTCAGAAGTGTGGGAAATGCAGAGCTAGGCGTCTAGCTAGGCACATTTTCACAAGCAGCAGGAAGAGTGAGCCTGGCAAATCTTGAGTACTTTTGCCAGGCTTTTATTTATAAAGTCCAGAGCCCCCCAAATACCCATCTCTACAGTGGAACATGACACAGACTAGTAACTGCTACAAATCCACCTCTAGGAGCACGCAGgaatctagagcagtggttctcaatgaCCCTTTCCCAGAGGTGGCCCTAAACCATCAGACAACCCGAGATACTtagttatgattcataacagtagcaaaactagttatgaagtagcaacagaaataactatggttgggagtcaccacaacatgaacaaagggttgcagcattaggaaagttgagaaccctTGATCTAGAGGGAACCAGAAGCCTTGGCATGCTCACTTCTATGCCTTAACCAGTGGATCATAAAAACCAGGAATATTGTTTCAAATGTTCCTTTGGCTTTCTCATGCTGAATTAATAATTGTTCAACAAATTTCAtatgaaaaaatgcattttatggCACTTGCTATTCCTGATGTATGGTTGCAGGGCCTTGGGTTTGTGGCCCCTGTGTCACCTGTGACCCTTAAACATTAATTTTAAGAGCGCCTTAAAGGGGGAATTCTTATGCTTTCTGGTTGCTTTTCCTCTGTTTTTAACTTACTAAATTTGCTATGAGAACACTCTGGTTTCTAGGGAAAGACACCTAATGTTCAGGGCGAAGACAGATCACACTATGATAGAAACTGAGAGTTCTTACCCAGTGCTTACTTTGTGGTAACACCCTAAGTAGTTGGTGAGGCCAGCCAAAGGTGTTCCAGGTGCTGGTAATATTTTCCACTTGCTCTTGAAAGTTCAGGGCTGAATTATTTCACATTCAGTTATGACCTGGCAATCTAGTTGTGTTTacagacaaaaacagacaagATTAGTAACTGGCACATGACCATTTTATCTGGTGAGAGCAAACCTGCCCAGCTGATGTACTGTGTTATGGGATAAAGTCATCTTGATGAGAAGGAATTTAAACAATAGATTATTTTGTTACCTACTGGAAGAACTGTCTTGAATTTGTTTCTTTAGAAATtctaaataaaattgtttaatgTGTTAACAAATGTCTGCTTTGTAAAAGTCCTAAATTTATTTACACTATAGACAAGAGTAGAATCTATAGAAATAGATTTTTAATCTAATTTGTTTAATAGCATGAACATTAAAACTTCAAGTCAGGGTCTGTAAACTTCTGTTTTATACAGTCACCACAAATGATGGACTTACATTCTTGAGATCCACTGGGGCACACAGAGGAGAATGGCCTCTGCTCAGCAGTGGTCAGCGTTGATCTGGGGAGTATACAGCATAAGGGCTCTCTGCCCTTCTGTAATGCAAGGTCACAGCAGGCGTCAGTGAACACTTTGCAGTACAGGAAGGTGATCTTTAAGGACATAAGCCCTGGAGTTAATACCACTTTGTGGTGTCTCCCACATTTCTAATCCAACCACAGTTTTATGCTGTGAGAAAGCAAGATACCTTTAGTGAGTTTGTCCCAAATGTGCTCTCAGCATTTTACTCTCAGAGCATCTATAAGGGCTACTGAAGAGGCAACCCGGGGCCATTCCAACCATTTCATGGCACAACATAATACAAACACTGTAGGGCTCTAGCCTTTGGTTTTATCAAGGTTTTCTGTAGCAGTTTAAAAAGTAGGCCAGGAATTAGAACCTTTAGATTTTTGCTGTTGGTAATTACCTAATCAGAAGTgtagattataatttaattttctacAGATTTTAATGTGTATGGGAATTTTCACTGCATGTTTCTATGGCTGTGTATgacatgcatgcttggtgcccaaggagacatcagatctcctggaactggagttatagttgtGGGCCACTATGTGAATGCTAGGAATTCAACCAGGGTCCTCCAGAAGAGGAGCCCGTCCTCTTGATCACCAAGCCTTATCCCCAGTCTTGTTAAATGTTACACCCCTGTAACTTCTAAACCTCCGCCAGCAGCACCGGCAGGTGAGTATGGCACAAAGTCCCTAGCAGTAGTAGTGCTGTAAGCTTCAGGGGAACAACTAGTTCTGACCTGAGTCAGTTTCGCTAGTAAAAACCAGTCAAAATGTTACTGATAACTTCCACTTTATTTACTGTACAGGTTCACATAAAACAAACGTTCTTTTAGCTTAGGTAGATTTATTGTTACACGATTTGTTTTTATAATGTACCCACTTGCCTGAGAGCAACTTAGGACTTTACAGGGCCTGCTTATGGCCACACAGCTCACACTGCAGCAGGCAGGTCACGGGCATGCTGTGCTGCCAGATTCTTCACAGTCACAAAGGTTTGTATTTGGACATTTTAAGTGCACAATACCAGAGGGAACAATAAATGCACAAGGGCTGGTGCATGTACTTTGGTTATAGTGACACCATCACACATGGTTACAACTGTGCAAAAATACTGTAttatgtcattaaaaaaaaggaattcacaCAACCTATAAAAATGTTGCCACAAAAGGAAAGCTTTTCAGTAAGAAATATTGACTGCCATAACTATGAACTATCTCCAGATGCACTCAAGTATGAGAACAACTGATCATTGTGCTTTGCTCATAATATTCTAGAGACCATGAAAGCCTAAAGTCTAGGCTCTGCCCTGTGTCTGCAGGATGTCTAAAGGCAGTAAGCGTGCATACTACTGTCTGGACTTTTTCCTCACTTTTATCTTCTgccaggtatatgtgtgtgtagacacacacGTTTTTTTTAAAGGTGGTCTTGCTACTATGTGGCTTAGCCTAGTCCAGAAATCATGCTCCtcgtgcctcagcctcccaagttctgggacaaCATAGATCCAAGCTCAGACTGATCtcagcctttctttcctttttttttttttttttttttttttcttcttcttcttgtggttggttggtttgtttgttttttgagatggagtctcacatTGTAACCAAGGGCTGGCCTGGAATtaactaggtagcccaggctggcctcaaactcaggaggATTTAACTTAGTATGGCTTACTAATTAGGATGTTAGTAGTTGGCGCCCAGCGATTGAGTTACAGGTtaattctaaactaagtttgtgtggtgttttccttcatgagACAACTCAACTGAGTTCAAGAGAAAGGTCTTGGAATTTGGATGTGTGGGGCTGGCATGGTACCAACCTGCACGGGAACTTAGCTAGTCGGGTGGAAACATTTTGAGAACAAAGGGTTAGAGGTCTACCGAGAGAACACCTTGCTGGTGCCATATGGCCCACCCGTGTAGGAAGCTAAAtccttttttattattctctGCTACACTTAATACCTAGATACCACAGAATTACAAGTGTTCATGATGCCTGCCCCAGCATTTAACTTCAGTAAAAGCAAATAAGTGACttttaaagaaacaacaaagtaATACAAACAGTACTTTAACAACCCAACACTTCTTCATGGAGATGTGTTAGGCAACCTTGATGAAAGGTAAAACAGTGTCCTGTAAGATACCACATGGCTCTCACTTTAAATAGTCACATCAGGAAACTGAACTAGGGAGGCAGAGCACAGAGGCTCTCAGTGTTTAGATGCTCTTCTGCTGAACTGATTAGAGCCATTTCCACACCTTATTTCCAAGGCTGCCTGTGGCCAGTTGTGAATAAAGCAATAACTCACTTTTCTATACACTATAGTTTTTTCTTAAgtgtatgcatgttttgtctgcatgtatgtgtgtgtaccacatacatgcctggtgccagtGGAGGAAAAGAAGATGGTGGATCCCTTAGGACGGGAGTTATAGACAGGTGTGAACCCacacatgagtgctgggactttaaccctgggtcctctggaagagcaaatgaggcatctctctagccccaataaCTCACTTTTTGTCTTTAGAGATTCTAAAGGAGCCATGAAGTATCAATTAGGTTCCATTGCAAATTTTACCTTTGGTACAGTCAGCTATCATTCAGAAACCCCCTAAAGACACTGAAGGAGAAAGGAATCCTCATTAGATTCTAGGGCACATTTCCCCCCTTTTCAGACATGCAGAGGCCTCGAAGCTTCTTGCACTTACACCCTATTACCACCATGACGGTCTGACAGACACCTAACACCTGTCCTCATGGGGCCAGTTTCAGCTTCATCtgctacttttctttttaaaaataataaaaagatcattttacacatgagtgttttgcttgcgtATATGTGTAGATTTCATTTACCTGTATGTTTAtctgtatgcacatgcatatggagGGCAAGTGCACTGGAACTCCTGGGGGAACTGGAGTGTAGGTttgagccacccaacatgggtgctggaaatcaagcgtgggttctctggaagagtaaccatctctccagcctcctcttgCTACTTGCTATTACTTCTGACTTTCTCATCAGTCCTCAAACTCCTCACTCAGCCTTGGGCCTGGGCAGAGGTACTACTCTAAGATCCTCCAACTCTAGACTAGGGCCAGCCAAAGATGAAAACACCATTCTGGTGCCATTTTTACCTGCTTATCAGGAGTTTCACTGTCACATGATAGCAGTACATTAGGACAACGGATAACAAAATATGTCTAAAACACATGCTCTTCAAGCACAAATCACCCCAGCATAAAAATAGCACAGGAGACTCAAGAAACAAGGCCATGTCTACAGTTATATCAGCATATAAAGTAGCAGGGAGTGTTAAAATCTGAAAAAACACAGCATACATCTTAGGTAAAGCAAGTAGGACATTAGAGCTAATACACACTAATGAAATCCCTCCTTCAGTTAAGAGATAAACCACAGACCCTCAAACATAGGTGAAGTTCTTATCTAACCAGGTATAACATAGATTCTTATGCCACACTGGTAGCATTTTACCACCATGTCCAACAAATGGACACTTCACTACATGTATTCAGCTGGAATCTTCTGTCTAGCTCTGCTCAAGCTTGACATGACTGTGGCCCAGAACACTATGTGGAGGAGTATATCAATGTGTGAATAAAGGAGATGCCAGCTAAAGATGGTTTAAGGCAAATATGAAGGGATTTCCATTACAAATAAAAGTGGAAACTGTCTAGAGAAGGGGAAAATTCCATCTTGTAGGttttgtgtgcgcatgtgcatgtaaaaacaaaaacaatgaaatctACCTTGACATCCTCCACCACAGCAAACGACCTCAGGACCTGCCAGCAAGTTCCTTCCCCGAATGATGCAAGTGATGTCAACAGATCCCAGATGTTTTCAGTGTTTGCCATGCACATGTGAGCATATGgagcaaaacaagaaacaaattcATCACTAGCACCTTCAAGATAGCTATAAAAGAAAGCCAAACGGTTTCTATTAAATACAAACCTACTTCTAATAACCACCCTAAACTAAGCCACTTGTATAAAGGTTGCATCCAGATACCAGTGCATAGGGTCTTTGCAAAGCATCTATAAAACTGGgttgaagaccagagttcaagaaaaaagaaaacacaaaacgtGGCAACATTAACCGTGGGCCCTGAAAATatcaaaagaacaagaaaaagatttGGCAGTACTTCTCAGAAAACTAGGAGGACTCGGATAAGCATGATATACTTTGGTTGTCATAACCACAAACTGAATAGAAGCCTCCAACTCTCACATTACACAGATGTGGTGAGCTAAAACAATACATAAACTGTGTGGCTGGCTTATTTACAACAAAATTAAGTCATTAAATGAGCATCTCAGAAAGACAGCTCTGcccaaagacaaaataaaaaggaaggagcTGCATGCCACAAAGATGCCAGCGCTTCACTTGAGGTCTCCATCTCCTTCTCCATCCCCTTGAATGGACTTCTTGATACGAAGCAACATGGTAGTCAGCCACTGATCCAAACGTGATATTGAGTCAAACTCCTTCACCTGGTTTAAGAAACCAAGAACAGGAATTACACCCGACAAACAATGAAAACACAAGAACATAGTGGCCTAAGCTGTTTGAAGATGTTACTGTAATAGCACACCCACTCTGACTGGAAGTTACTCATTCTAATTTATCAGTTCTGTCACTAAAAacggtttttcttttcctttatctcATAAGCCTGTGCTTTTAACTTTTCTCTATATGTGAACATATGTATGGCAGAAATCCCAAAAAGCTATTATGAATGGAAAAGTGAGTTCTATGTGACAGAGGACAAGTGGGTATGGCAAAAGAATCAGGAAGGTATAATCAAACTACTATTTACCACCCACGggaaaaatataatcaaatagttagggaatggggaagagaaaTCCCTTGATGGACTTCAGCACATGCAAAGAAAGACAATGGAATTTGTGGAAGCAGTTTTGAGGATAAAAGAACTGTCACTCCTTTTCACTGTCAATTTAGGACTGTGGTTGAACTCATTCTAGGCTACTCATAAATCTGCTTGATTCTGAACACAAGATtaggaaagataaaaaaaattaaaataagacaaGTATGAAGAAGTAACCTATATCACAAATACACCAATCCCCCAGTTTTGGATACTTTAATTTTAACTATAACCCATCCTCTACATTTATGGATCAGCCTATTTTCCAAACACTGAAACTGCATATTACAACCCTGTCACACACTTCTGAACAAGCATCACAGCTCAGTTGCTTCTGGGAGGAAATCAAGAATCGgagctcaggggttggggatttagctcagtggtagagcatttgccttgcaagcgcaaggccctgggttcggtccccagctccggaaaaaaaaaaaaaagaatcggaGCTCAATATAGCTGGAATTTCTGCATGGTAACTGGTTAATAGaactgaattaaaaataattaggctgatttattttatgtgtatgaatgtatatgtagtCATGAGTGTATATGTCTGGTGCTCTTGGATGTCAGAAGATGGCActgatcctctggaattggagttacaggtgattgtgagctgtgGGGGCCTAGGAATCCAATTCTAGTCCTCTACAAGAGAAACAAATGTTCCAAACTACAGTGCCACCATGTCTCCAGTGTTTAACAGAACTAATTTGTGGAACATGCAAGACATCATCTTTGGAAAATACAAGTAAGTTGAACCACATTcaaataaatgttcagaatttatacaatgcaaagaaaaaggaatttTTATATATAACCTTTGAAAAACTGCAACATATCCTGAAGGTTTAACTTACTGCTTCAGTGTAAGCTTCACTGTTCTGTTCTTCATGAGCTTCTAGAAGTTTCTGatggcattaaaaaaaatcaagaaaataccttAGGCTAGAAAGTACTGTTTCTGAAGGAATACTTAAACAGAAATCACTTTAGAATCTCATGAACTGATTTTCCTAGTATCTCATAAAGTGGGATATATCCAATAAGAATTAAGGAAAGGCTCTGGCTTTGTACTGCTAATTCAAGGCTGCATACTTCAGAACAGTGTTAAACATCCTAACTCTCTTGGTATATGGATATCTACAAAGAAAAAGCAGCCAAGTCCAAGGTACCCAAGTGACGGCTAGacttcactgtcaacttgactaagTTTAGAAACATAATTGTTCATATGGGTGTTTCCAGGcaagtttaaaagaaagaagaactaAAGGAGAAGGAGCCACCATTTCTTGGGTTCTGGATTGAATGAAAGGAAAGAGCAGGTGAGGCAGCAGTACTCGTTTCTTTCTGCTTACTCACTATAGACTACGTGTGACTAGATGCCTCTCGCCCCTGGGGCCAGAATGGACTGTCCAATGAAACAGTGGCCAAAGCAACGTCCTATATTAAGTTGCCTAATGTTGGATTCTTTGTTACAGCAATGAATCCAGTAACCAACACCCCCTCAGAAGACTTACTGACACTCCACCCATCACCAGGACCACTTAGGTGCCATCAACCAGCAGTAAAGGCTTCTGTCTTCAAAGTTGTTTCAGTACTTACTTTCAATAATTTACATTCTCTGGAGTCAGTAAATGCTGGAAACATTTCCTCGTATTTCTCAAGAGCAAGCTGAAGGGAAGAAAACAACCAGTCACTGAAATTTAGTGAACTAGAGAACTTGTCAATGCTCTATCGGTTCAAAAATTTCATTTCCATCTCATTTAACTGTTTAAGAAATATAATGATAAACTCTACATCAGAACATAGGAAATTTTGATTTgtaataaaatttctaaaataatttttagattttaatttggTTGCTGgagagaataaacaaaataaaatctaatttaCTGTCAGGATCTATGTATGTGTGCTAAACAGAGAAGACTTTCTTTCACACCCTTTAAATGCCAAGTGCCCATGGGGTAGGACAGACTCCAAAGTAGTTTTCTTTGTGGCTCTCTGATGGCCAGTGCTGTCTGTCCAGGACCCGTCTGTCTTTCCAGCTGTCCTCTTGCTTTTTCTCCGACCTTCATCCTCTTCTAACTCCACTTCTGAGGTTTGTTGTTTgtggttttgggggtttttgtttgtttgttttttaaaatgaggactcagaagctggatgtggtagtctacacctttaatccctgaatTTAgggggcaaaggcaggcagatctctgtgaatttgaggttaCCCTGGAACTTCATAATGAGTTGCAGGACAACCAGgcctatatagtgagaccctatctcaaaaaacaaacatacaaacaaacaaaacccctaaaacatccatccatccatccatccatccatccatccatccattaggGCCAATGAGGTTTTTAACagataaaggcatttgccaccatgcctgacttcacTTTGATCCCTAGATCTGATATGGTGGAAAAAGAAGACTTAACTCCTACAAGGTGTTTTCtaacttccacatgtgtgctgtaaTATATCCACGTTTACCcacaaaaaaataagtaaataaataagccaACATATATAAAAGGAACAACCGAGTGTACTAACTTTACTGTCCTAGTTCCCTAATCTATCTAAATCAACCACTGAAGGAAACCTGAAGAGGACAGCGTTGCAGCTGCCGAAAGATCCAAACTCCCATGTCACAGAAGAACTATTACTTCTACTTTATGTGTATCAGGAGACAGGCAATAAGTATGATTCATGGGGCATGTATATGTGGCAGCCAGAGGTCAATGCCAAGTGCTTCTCTCAATCATccttcaccttatttttgagacagggcctcttccTCAACCTGAAGCTCATCACTTGGCTAGCCTGGCTAGCCAGCAGGCTTCAGGGATCCGCTCGTCTCTGCTCTGCTTCTCAGTGTGGGAGCTACAGATGTGAGCCAGGATACCTGgcctttacatgggtgctgggcatCTGCACTTGGGTCTGCAGGGTTGTGAGTTAAGTGTTTTATCAACTGAGCCCTTACCACCTGTAGGAAAAGACATCAAAGATGACAAAATGTCTGCCCCAAGGGTAAAGTCATCAGACAGGAGCACATTCTCACCTTTGCATTCAGCTCATCCACTATGAAGTGACAGAGTGCTGCCTTGAAGAAGTAATCCTTTGCGCTGTACTTCAGCAAGGGGTTATCCATAGTGTTTGCTCCCACCTAGGCAGAAGACACCAAGGCACTATTACAGGCAAAGCAATCCACTGTTTACTCAtctgctttcctttttaaaagtgcCTTGTACTACCTTATATGGATATACTCAATATCAAGCAGTACAAAGTTTTACTAGGTAAGAAATAATTATGAGGCACATGAACTGTTAAAAATGCCTGGAAGATGATGAGGTCTAAGCTTTCTCTGGTTCTTCCTATGAAATACAACTAGAAGTTtgatgatttaaaataaaaataaaaagaaacatctgTGCACATAGGGCACAGGAGAGCCAACCACCAGGGACAAGACATCAAGGAAAATCacctggggtgagggtgggggccACTGAGCTCTATTCTTCTTTACTATAGTCCCAACATGAAAATAAAGAACCCAGCATCCAGAAGGTTCAGGAGGagtcaattaaaagaaaagaggcaAAGGTCGTAGGAGACCTAACAGGTGAGACTTCCAAAAAGAAGTCTGAGCTTCTGCCTCCACCAACACACCTACATCTCCAGTCAGTGTTAACGAGGGCCAATGCAGAGAAGGATGATGTAAATCAGATGCAGCCTCAGAGCACAATGAGAAAGTCACCAGTCACAGCAGAGCACAAGGTGAAGGTCACCAATCGCAGCAGAGCACAGGTGAAAGTCACCAGTCACAGCAGAACACAATGACAAAGTCACCAATCACAGAGCACAATGAGAAGGTCACAGTCACAGCAGAGTACAATGAGAAGGTCACCAATCACAGCAGAGCACAGGTGAAGGTCACCAATCACGGCagggcacaatgagaaggtcaCCAATCGCAGCAGAGCACAGGTGAAAGTCACCAGTCACagcagaacacaatgagaaaGTCACCAGTCACagcagaacacaatgagaaggtcaccAATCACagcagaacacaatgagaaggtcaccAATCACAGCAGAGCACAGGTGAAGGTCACCAATCACAGCAGAGCACAATAAGAAGGTCACCAATCACAGCAGAATACAATGAGAAGGTCACCATTCACAGCAGAGCACAATGAGAAAGAAGGTCACCAATCACAGCAGGGTACAATGAGAAGGCCACCAATCACAGCAGAACACAGGTGAAGGTCACCTGTCACAGCAGAGCACAATGACAAAGTCACCAGTCACAGAGCACAATGAGAAGGTCACAGTCACAGCAGAGCACAGGTGAAGGTCACCAGTCACAGCACAGCACAATGAGAAGGTCACCAATCACAGCAAGACCTGAAATGGTCAGAATGGCAaaccagggaaacagaaagcatgTTGTTTTCCTAGCTTCTTTTGGAAGTAATGGGAAGGCCAGCAGTAGGTAGTAGTGATGGTTATAAATTTGTCAAGGTGGCAACAGTGTCCTCACCTGCTCATAGATCTCGATGGCTTTCTGGTACTGCTCCAGCTGTGCAGCATAGGCTGCCACCTTCAGCAGACACTTGTTAGCAGAGCTGAAAGGAGGATAGTGCAGAGTAAGTGACAATACTGGGGAGCCTTGGCCGAAGGACAGTTGCTTTAGACGACAGAGATGCTGTGTTCTTCATCACATATGAAAAGCACTTGCCTGTTAGATTCTTCTCCTTTGTAATAATCAGCAGATTGTTCATAATGTGCAATAGCCTGAAAGTACATACAGTTAA
This Rattus norvegicus strain BN/NHsdMcwi chromosome 3, GRCr8, whole genome shotgun sequence DNA region includes the following protein-coding sequences:
- the Napb gene encoding beta-soluble NSF attachment protein isoform X1, with amino-acid sequence MHFVKPPSSTCSFRASMTLLRALWMLEMLTRKQTLKGRFTIAAKHHITIAEIYETELVDIEKAIAHYEQSADYYKGEESNSSANKCLLKVAAYAAQLEQYQKAIEIYEQVGANTMDNPLLKYSAKDYFFKAALCHFIVDELNAKLALEKYEEMFPAFTDSRECKLLKKLLEAHEEQNSEAYTEAVKEFDSISRLDQWLTTMLLRIKKSIQGDGEGDGDLK
- the Napb gene encoding beta-soluble NSF attachment protein, coding for MDNAGKEREAVQLMAEAEKRVKASHSFLRGLFGGNTRIEEACEMYTRAANMFKMAKNWSAAGNAFCQAAKLHMQLQSKHDSATSFVDAGNAYKKADPQEAINCLNAAIDIYTDMGRFTIAAKHHITIAEIYETELVDIEKAIAHYEQSADYYKGEESNSSANKCLLKVAAYAAQLEQYQKAIEIYEQVGANTMDNPLLKYSAKDYFFKAALCHFIVDELNAKLALEKYEEMFPAFTDSRECKLLKKLLEAHEEQNSEAYTEAVKEFDSISRLDQWLTTMLLRIKKSIQGDGEGDGDLK